In Necator americanus strain Aroian chromosome IV, whole genome shotgun sequence, the following proteins share a genomic window:
- a CDS encoding hypothetical protein (NECATOR_CHRIV.G17265.T1) — MVKDCPPDRRPNDTFQIALRAAVTAVGGGEYEPVPARTAMVGGEREEAAGKKTSVTSVVGPVNFIG, encoded by the coding sequence ATGGTCAAAGACTGTCCGCCCGATCGCCGTCCCAACGACACTTTTCAAATCGCATTGCGCGCAGCGGTGACGGCAGTTGGTGGCGGCGAATACGAACCGGTTCCAGCTCGAACAGCAATGGTGGGAGGAGAACGTGAGGAGGCAgcggggaaaaaaacatccgTCACTAGCGTCGTCGGTCCGGTGAACTTCATTGGATAA